GAGGATCACTGGACGGCCGGCGGCCGCTCCTTCGTCGCCCTGCGCCGCGACCGGGACCGCGACCGCAGCCCGCGCAGCACGAACAGCACCGCCGAGCCCCCGAACAGGACCGCCGTGATCAGCAGCCACCGGGCCAGGAAGCCGTCGCCTGACATGCCGGTGGCCGACCGGTAGCGGTCCGCCACCTGCCCGCTGATCAGCGGAAACCACACCAGCAGGAGCAGCGCGGAAAACGCCGCCGGGACACGGACGTACAGCGTCCACTCCCGGCGGCCCACCGCGCCCAGCGAACGTACGAGCGCCTTGTCCGCGACCCCGTACAACGGCACCAGGACCAGATCGTGCAGGAGCGCCGCCCCCGCGAACCACAAGGCCACCCCGAACCAGTCGCCCGCGAGCAGCTGCACCCCCGCATACCCGGCGAGCGCGAACGAGCAGGCCAGGAGCAGGATCTGGAAGGGGCTGCCGAGGGGCAGGAGGGGCAACTTCGGCACCTGCGGCAACTGGAGTCGCTTCATCACAGGTCTCCGAACGTCATCCGGGCCACCCACTTGGTGTTGAGCACACCCGGAGCCGCCGGGACGATGATCCGCGCCGGGTAGCCGTGGTCGGGGGTCAGCTCCTCGCCGTTGACGAACAGGGCGAGCAGGGAGCGCGGGTCGCGCACCTGGTTGTCGCGCAGCGCCGCCTGGCGGAACGCCCCGCGCCGCTGCAACGACTCCACCATCACGTCGGGCGCCGCGTCCGTCTCGTACCCGACGAGCGCCGCCAGATCCCGCAACCGGACGCCCCGCCACCACTGGTCGGAGGTCGACCAGCCCTCCACGCAAGCGATGGGCAACGCGGCGCTGTACAGCGGGAGTTGGAGCAGCTCGGCCCGGCTCAACCGGACCGTCCCGCCGGGTCCCGCGACGACCAGCCGCCACGCCTCCTCGCTCGTCTCCGCCGGGATGATCCCGCGCGAGGCGGCCGTCTTGTTGATCTGGAAGCCGCCGGGTCCTGAGCCCGGTTCCGACCCGCCGTGCGGGGCGAGTACGGCCGTCTGCCGCAGCGGCCCGTCGAAGCTCTGCCCGGCGGTCGTGATGAACAGAAGCAGCGATCCGCCGCCGACGAAAGCGAGGGCGCCGCGCCGCGAGACGGTGGGCTCGGCGGGGTTCGGGGACACCAACTCGTCCTGCTCGTCCTGCTCGTCCTGCTCGTCCTGCTCGTCCGGCTCGTCCGGCTCGTCCGGCTCGTCCGGCTCGTCGCGAGGAGCGTCGGGATCGCGGACATCGCGAGCATCACGGGCATCACGAGCGTCGCGGCGAGCCCGCAGGTTGCGTACCACCGTCGGCATCTTCAGCGCCGCGTGCACCACGAACGCCGCGAAGAACACCCACGCTCCGTAGAAGTGCAGCGTGTAGAAGGAGCCGGGGAAGATGTAGTCGAGCTGGACGTTCAGCACGCCCGTCGTGAACTCGAACAGCGCGCCCCCGACCAGCAGCAGCAGCGAGATCCGCTCCAGCGCGTGCGCGAGCGACCGCGCGGGCGGCAGCGTGAACAGCTTCGGCACGACCGACCACAGCTTCGCCAGCAGGACGGGGATCAGCACGATGCCGAGCGTGACGTGGACGCCCTGGTTGAGCCGGTACAGCCAGACCGGGCCGGTCGGCCAGGAGAAGAGGTAGAAGCCGAGCAGGCCCTTGTCCGGGGTCATGTCGTTCACGCGCGACAGATTCGGGTTGTACGCGGCGTACGACACGAGACCCGTCACGAACAGCACGGTGATCCCGACGAGCAGCACCACACCGAGCACGGAGGTGAACCAGGTGCCGCGCAACGGACTGCGCCAGAACGCCGGGGAGGAAGGAGATCGTGGAGACCGCATACGTCGACCGTAGGCCTGGATCGCCCCTCGAAAGGGTCCACGAACCATGACGAAACTCTGACGTCCGCCCTGATGGCGGCTCCGCAGGCCGGTCCCGGCCCTAGCGTGCCAGTGTGAACCGCGATCTTCCCCGCGACCTTCCCCACGAGCGCCCCGGCGGCCTTCCCCACGAGCGCCCCGGCGGCCTTTCCCGGGACCGTCCGTCGGATCTGCCCCGCGACCGTCCGTCGGACCTCCCCAGCGACCGTCCCGGCGACCTTCCCCAGAACCGTCCGCCGGACCTCCCCCTCGACCGTCCCCGCGATCTCCTCCGCGACCTGTCCGCGGTGGCCGCCGCCGCGCTGCTCGTGACGGCCGCCATCGTGGTCGGCCGTGCCATCGAGGACCGCTACGGCACGCTCCACGTCAACTGGCCCCCGCTGCTCGCCGACTGGGGGCCACACCTCGGCCCCGGAACCGCGGCCGCGATCGCGGTCGCCGTCGCCGTCGTCGCGTACGGGCCGCTCCTCGCCGCCCGGCTGCCCTGGCGCGCGCTGCTGTGGACCGTCTGGGGCACCGCCATGGCGTGGACGTTCTCGCTCGCGCTGATCGACGGCTGGCGGCGCGGGATCGCGGACCGGCTGACGACCAGGTACGAGTACCTCCAGGTCATCGCCCCCGTCGGCCCCGACCGCTTCCACGACATCCCCGCCGCGCTGCAGGACTTCACCCAGCACATCCTGATCCACTCCCCCGGCTTCCACTGGCCCGCGCACATCGCCGGACATCCCCCCGCGGCCACCCTCACCTTCGTCTTCCTGCACCGGATCGGGCTGAGCGGCGGCGTCTGGGCGGGCCTGTGGTGCGTCGTCGTCGGCGCGACGGCGGCGGTCGCGATCCTCGTGACCGTACGGACACTGGCCGGCGAGGCCCTCGCCCGGCGTGCCGCGCCCTTCCTCGTCCTCGCCCCGGCCGCCGTGTGGCTGGGCACCTCGGCGGACGGCTACTTCGCCGCGGTCGCCGCCTGGTCCGTCGCGTTCCTCGCCCTCGCGGTCACGGGCCACCGGCCGCGGACGACCGGCCTCGCCGCCGGGCTCCTCTTCGGCCTCACCTGCTATCTCTCGTACGGCCTGACGCTGATCGCCCTGATCCTGGGAGCCGTCCTGCTGCTCGGCCGCGAGCGGCTCCGCCCGTTGCCGTACGTCCTCGCCGGGCTCGCGGTCGCCCCCCTCACCTTCACCCTTCTCGGATTCAACTGGTGGGAGGCCTACCACTTGCTGGTCACCCGCTACTTCGAAGGGGCCGCCCGGGTACGCCCGTACGGCTACTGGATCTGGGCGAACCTCGCCTGCACGGTGCTGGTCGTGGGCCCGGCGACGGTGGCGGGGCTGCGGAGGGCGGGCGTCGTGCTCGTACGGCAGGGGGGCGACGGGGAAGGAGGCGACCGGGAGAGGGCCCGCGGGGAGGCGGGCCGGGCCGGGATCCTCACGCGCCTGGCGCCGCTCGTCCGTCCGCATACGCCCGAACCTCGGCTTGCCGTGCTCGTCCTGGGCGCTCTGCTCGCCCTTCTCGTCGCCGATCTCTCCGGTATGAGCAAGGCGGAGACGGAGCGCATCTGGTTGCCGTTCGCGATGTGGCTGCTGGCGGCGGGCGCGTTCTTGTCCCGGCCGCGCGCCTGGCTCGCCGCGCAGGCCGTTCTCGCCCTGCTCCTCAACCATCTGCTGATGACCGGCTGGTGACGGGTGCGGTTTTCGCCCCCTCCGCCACCCGAACGGCTCAGGCCCGCGCGGCTCTCTTGATCGCCTCGCGGATGCGGGAGTAGGTACCGCAACGGCAGACGTTCTCGATGCGATCGATATCGGCGTCCGCCGGACTCGGCGTCTTCTTGAGGAGGGCCACCGCGGCCATGATCTGCCCCGGCTGACAGAAACCGCACTGAGCGACATCGCAGTCGAGCCAGGCCTGCTGAACCGGGTGAAGCCGGTCCCCGTCGGCCAGGCCTTCGATCGTGGTGACCTCGCGGCCCGCACAGTCCGCGACCGGCACGACACACGGCTGGATCTCCGCACCGCCGAGATGACTGGTGCAGGCCCGGCAGACACCGACCCCACAGCCGTACTTGGGCCCGGTGACGTCCAGCAGATCACGCAGCACCCACAGCAGCGGCATATCGGCCGGTGCCTCGACGGTGACCGGCTTCCCGTTGAGGACGAAGGAGTAGGACGGCATCGGTGCCTTCTCTGAGTCGGAAGTCGGAAGTCAGGAGTAGGAAGTCGGACGTCTCAGAAGGTGAGGGGAAAGCGGCGAGGGCGGGTCCCCGTCGCACGGGCGTAGGCGTTGGCGACGGCCCCCGCCGCGGCCGGGACACCGAGCTCGCCGGCCCCGCCTGGATCCTGCCGGGACGGCATGATGTGCGCCTCGAAGTGCAGCGGAGCGTGCCGCTGGCGGGCGTAGCGGAAGTCGTCGAAGCTCCCTTCGCGGACGGCACCCCGGTCGATGTGCAGACCGGCCAGCAGCACGGTGGAGATGCCGTCGATCGCGGTGCCCATGAGCTGGGCCTCGAGCCCGCTCGGGTTGACGGCCGTTCCGACGTCGGCGGCCATCACCACCTTGGTCACCCGGGGGTTCTCCGGGTCGGTGGCGTCGATCTCGACCAGACAGGCCACGCAGGAGTCGTACTCCTCGTGGACGGCCACGCCCTGCCCGTGGCCGTCCGGCAGGGTCCGGCCCCAGTTCCCGGCGCTCGCGGCCTTGTCCAGTACGGCCTTGGCGGCCTCGCTCCTGAGCGTCGTACGGCGGAACGCCACCGGATCCTCGCCCAGGCTCCGCGCGACCTCGTCGACGACGATCTCCTCCGCGGTCCGCATCGTCCCGGAGTTGACCGAACGCCAGGCGCCCAGGGGCAGCGGCAGATCCACCCCGGCCGAGTCCCCAAAGACGGGCCCGAAGTTGTAGAGGCCGCTGTCGCTGGGCAGCGGGCCGGCCGCCGCGGAGCGCCCGCCGAGGGGAACGACGCTGGTCATGCCGCCCTGCGCGGCTGGGCCGTCCTGTTCGTGGGACTCGTTCACCGAGGCCATCTGGTGGGTGAAGGCCACCACCCGGCCGTCCGCGTGGCTGGCGCGGATCCGGTGGTGGCTGGCCGGGCGCATCCTGCCGTGCCGGAGGTCGTCGGCGCGGCTCCACATCAGCTTGACCGGGCGATGGGCCGCCTTGGAGATCAGGGCCGCCTCGACCGCCGCGTCGAAGGTGAGCCGCCGACCGAAGGAACCGCCGCCCCGCGTGACATGGACCCGGACCTTCGAGGCGGGCAGCCCGACCGCCGAGGCGATGGTGTCGCGCGCGTTCATCGGGGTCTGCGAGGAGAACCACATCTCGGCGCCGTGGTCCCGTACGTCCGCCACCGCCGTCAGCACCTCCATCGGGGCATGGCTGACGAAGGCGAACTCGAACTCGCCCTCCACCTGCGTCGATCCACGCGGCGGGGTGCCGAGCCGGGGGACGGCGGCACGCAGCCGGGAGCGGATCGCGGCGTCGGACAGGGCCGCGAGCGGGCCGGGGGCCCACGTGATCCGCAGGGCGTCCCTGGCCTTGAACGCATGATGGAAGGACTCCGCGACGACGGCGACTCCACCGTCGGTCCGGACGACCGCGAGGACGCCCGGCATCGCACGCGCCGCCCGGTCGTCGACCGAGACGGCCTTCCCTCCGAGCGTCGGCGGCCGGGCGACGACGGCCGGTTTCGCCCCCGCCACCGCCACGTCTCCGGCGTACTCCGCCTTGCCCGTCACGATGTCCCGCGCGTCGATCCGGGTCGCCGGCTTCCCGATCACCCGGTGCTCGGACGCCGGCTTGGGCCCGGCCGGCACGGCGGGGCGCCGGATCCGGGCGGCGCTCTCGGTCAGCGACCCGAAGGTGGCCGTACGCCCGTCGGGAGCGACCACCATCGTGTCCCGGGTGCGCAGCCGTCGCGCGGGGATGTGCCACCGCCGGGAGGCCGCGGTCACCAGCCGGGCGCGCGCGGTGGCGGCCAGCTCGCGGGCGGGGCCGTACAGCGAACGGACCGAGTTCGAGCCGCCGGTGACCTGGTTCCCCTTGGTCCGGGCCTCGGCGAGCGGGATCCTGATGTCGGCGAGCCGGGCGTCCAGCTCCTCGGCGATCATCATGGCGACCGCGGTGGTGACGCCCTGACCGACCTCCGCGCGCGGCAGCCGTACGACCACCTTGTTGGCCTCGGTGACCTCCAGGACCAGCATCTCCTCGTCGGCGCCGGTCACGAGGACGCCGGACGGCGTGCGGACACCGGGCGCGGTGGGCTCGGCGCCCTCCGGCGACGTGTCGCAGCCGAGCGGCGCCGCGACGGTCAGGGTGGACGCCGCGAGCGTGTAGACCATGAACCTGCGGCGGGACAGCTGACGGTCCAACAGACAGTCCTCTCGGTACGCCATACCCGGGTTCGTCCGACTCGTACTTCAGCGCCGATGAGGCGTCAACTCCTATGAGACACCAGTCGCCTTCGCGGTTCCCTGAACGAGTACGCCGTCTCCCGCGGGGCATGCGGCCGGGTTGACGCCGCGCGGGCCCACCGATGTACTCCCTCGCATGCCAGGGACGCATGACCAACAGTCGGAACAGCCGGAACAGACGCTCGACGGCCACCCGCTCGCGCCCGGCCCGGAGGCGGCCACGGCTCAGGGCTATGTGGAGAGCCGGCTTCGCCAGTACCAGGGCTGGTACGACAGGAAAGCCGTCAAGATGAAGGCCATGCACCTGCGAATGCGGACGATCTCCGTCGTCGGCGGCGCGCTGGTGCCGGTTTTAGTCAACCTAGACCTGTCGTTCGCCAAGCTCACCGCGACCGTGCTGAGCCTGATAGTCGTCGGCTCGGTGTCCCTGGAGAGCGTGTACCGCTACCGGGAACAGTGGAAGAACTACCGCTCGACCGAACAACTCCTGGTCCACGAGCGCATCTACTTCGAGACCAAGGTCGGCCCCTACACGGGCCTCTCGGAGAGCGAGGCGTTCCGGACGCTGGTCACCCGCGTGGAGAAGGCGATCGCGAACGAGAACTCCGCGACGCTCAACGTGATGACACTGGGCGGCCAGGTGAACGCGGATGTCCAGCTTCCCCCGGCCGTACCGGACGCGCGGCGCGAGCCGCAGTAGAGCCGTGGTCGTCGCCCGTCCCCGTCGGGTTATCGTCACGCCCATGCAGTCCTACACAATCGGCCAGGCCGCCCGGCTCCTCGGGGTGAGCTCCGACACCGCCCGGCGGTGGGCGGACGCCGGGCGGGTGCCCACACATCGGGACGAGGGCGGGCGGCGGCTCATCGACGGGCGGGATCTCGCCGCGTTCTCGGTCGAGCTGGCCAGATCCGGTGGCGAGGAGGAGGCCTCCTACACCTCCGTCCGCAATGCGTTCCCGGGCATCGTCACCGCCATCAAACTCGGCGATGTCGCGGCGCAGGTGGAGATCCAGGCAGGACCGCACCGGCTGGTCTCCCTGCTGACCCGGGAAGCCGTCGAGGAGCTGGGCCTGGAGGTCGGCATGGAGGCCACCGCCCGCGTGAAGTCGACCAACGTGCACATCGACCGCACGTGACGGTGCAAGCCACACGGGTCACGCAAGATCACACAAGGCACGCAAGCCACACGGGCCACGCACACACGACTCAAGACCGCGCACGCCACATCGGCATCGGCCCCACATGCCACACGGGCGACGGCCCCACGCAAACGCACATGCGTTCACTCCAGCCCCATCATCTCGCTCTTGCGATGCGACAGGGGGCTTTCGGCTGGCATCTGCGACTATATGATCGGTGTATGGCTGTCGCATGCCTGTCTGCTGCACAGAGTCAGAGGAGTAGCCCGTGGTGGCCCGTTACGACCGCCGAACCGGCCGAAGCCGCCGAACTCTGCAGGTGGCCGCCGTGGGTGCCGCCACGCTACTCACCCTGAGCGCCTGCTCCTCCGCCGCCTCCGGCGACCCGGCCTCCTCGGCATCCGACGCGTCCGCCTCCGCGCCGGAGAAGATCTCGGGCACGGTGACCGTCTTCGCCGCCGCCTCGCTCAAGGAGAGCTTCACGACACTGGGCAAGGAGTTCGAGAAGGACCACCCCGGTACGAAGGTGACCTTCAGCTTCGGCGGCAGCGACACGCTCGCCGCGAGCATCACCGGGGGCGCCCCGGCCGACGTCTTCGCCGCCGCGAGCCCCAGGACGATGGCGATCGTGACGGACAAGAAGGACACGGCGACCGCCCCCGTCACCTTCGTGCGCAACCAGCTGGAGATCGCGACCCTGCCCGGCAACCCCGACAAGGTCGCCTCCCTGAAGGACCTCACCAAGTCCGGCCTCAAGGTCGTCCTGTGCGACAAGACGGTGCCGTGCGGCGCCGCCGCGCAGAAGGCGCTGGACGCCGGCGGCCTCAAGCTGACCCCGGTCTCGTACGAGCAGGACGTCAAGAGCGCCCTGATCAAGGTGGAGCTGAAGGAGGCCGACGCCGCCGTCGTCTACCAGACCGATGTGAAGGCGGCGGGTGACAAGGTGGAGGGCGTGGCGTTCCCCGAGTCGGCCAAGGCCGTCAACGACTACCCGATCGCCCTGCTCAGGGACGCGCCCAACGCGGACGCGGCAAAGGCGTTCATCGAGCTGGTGAAGTCCGCCGAGGGCCAGAAGGTGCTGACCGAGGCCGGGTTCCTCACGCCGTGACGGAGCTGGTCAAGTCCGGCGGCGAGGCCGACACCCTGACCGGCGGGTCACGGCGCGGGCGCGCCCGCACGCGCGCGCTGGGCCGCCGGGGGGCGCCTCTGCCGCTGCTCCTGCCCGCCGTCGTCGGCCTGGCCTTTCTGCTGCTGCCGCTGGTCGCCCTGCTCGTACGGGCTCCCTGGCGCAGCCTGCCGGACCAGCTGACCAGCACGGAGGTCTGGCAGGCGCTCCAGCTGTCCCTGGTCTCCGCCACGGCGGCGACCGCGGTGAGCCTGGTGCTGGGTGTGCCGCTCGCGTGGCTGCTCGCCCGCACGGACTTCCCCGGACGCGGCTTCGTACGCGCCCTCGTCACCCTCCCCCTGGTCCTTCCCCCCGTGGTGGGCGGTGTGGCCCTGCTGCTGGCCCTCGGCCGCAACGGCGTCATCGGGCAGTGGCTGGACTCGTCCTTCGGGATCACGCTGCCGTTCACCACGGCGGGGGTCGTCGTCGCGGAGGCGTTCGTGGCGATGCCGTTCCTGGTGATCAGCGTGGAGGGCACCCTGCGGGCCGCCGATCCGCGCTACGAGGAGGCCGCCATGACGCTGGGCGCCTCCCGCTTCACCGCGTTCCGCCGGGTCACGCTGCCGCTGATCGCGCCCGGCATCGCGGCCGGGTCCGTCCTGGCCTGGGCCCGCGCACTCGGCGAATTCGGCGCGACCATCACCTTCGCCGGCAACTTCCCCGGCCGTACGCAGACGATGCCGCTGTCCGTGTACCTGGCCCTCCAGAACGACCCGGCCGCCGCGATCGCGCTGAGCCTGGTCCTGCTCGCGGTCTCGATCGCGGTCCTCGCCGGCCTGCGCGACCGCTGGATGACGGCGGCGTCATGACCCACACCACGACCGCCGACAGCGCGGGACTCGACGCCCGCCTCGTCGTCCACCGCGGCGCCTTCCACCTCGACGTCACGCTGACCGCCGCGCCAGGCGACGTCGTCGCGCTGCTCGGTCCGAACGGCGCCGGCAAGACCACCGCGCTGCGTGCGCTCGCCGGGCTCACCCCGCTGTCCGACGGCGGCCATCTGCGGCTGGACGGCGCGACGCTGGACCGTACGCCGCCCGAATCCCGCCCCGTCGGCGTGGTGTTCCAGGACTACCTGCTCTTCCCGCACCTCTCCGCCCTCGACAACGTGGCGTTCGGACCGCGCTGTCAGGGCGTACCGAAGGCGGAGGCCCGGGCGCAGGCCGCCGCGTGGCTGGACCGCATGGGCCTGGCCGACCACGCCGGGGCCAAGCCGCGCCGCCTCTCCGGCGGCCAGGCGCAACGGGTCGCGCTCGCCCGCGCCCTTGCCACCCACCCCCGGCTGCTCCTGCTGGACGAACCGCTCGCCGCGCTCGACGCCCGGACGCGCCTCGACGTACGCGCCCAACTCCGGCTCCATCTCGCCGACTTCGAGGCCGTCGCCGTCCTCGTGACGCACGACCCGCTGGACGCGATGGTGCTGGCCGACCGGCTGGTCGTCGTCGAGCACGGCCGGGTCGTCCAGGACGGGACGCCGTCGGACATCGCCCGCCATCCGCGCACCGACTACATCGCCCAGCTGGTCGGCCTCAACCTCTACCGGGGGCAGGCCGAGGGCCACACCGTACGCCTCGACGCGGGCCCGGCGATCACCACGACCGAGAATCTCACCGGACCGGTCTTCGTGGCCTTCCCGCCCAGCGCCGTCAC
This genomic interval from Streptomyces dengpaensis contains the following:
- a CDS encoding molybdopterin-dependent oxidoreductase: MRSPRSPSSPAFWRSPLRGTWFTSVLGVVLLVGITVLFVTGLVSYAAYNPNLSRVNDMTPDKGLLGFYLFSWPTGPVWLYRLNQGVHVTLGIVLIPVLLAKLWSVVPKLFTLPPARSLAHALERISLLLLVGGALFEFTTGVLNVQLDYIFPGSFYTLHFYGAWVFFAAFVVHAALKMPTVVRNLRARRDARDARDARDVRDPDAPRDEPDEPDEPDEPDEQDEQDEQDEQDELVSPNPAEPTVSRRGALAFVGGGSLLLFITTAGQSFDGPLRQTAVLAPHGGSEPGSGPGGFQINKTAASRGIIPAETSEEAWRLVVAGPGGTVRLSRAELLQLPLYSAALPIACVEGWSTSDQWWRGVRLRDLAALVGYETDAAPDVMVESLQRRGAFRQAALRDNQVRDPRSLLALFVNGEELTPDHGYPARIIVPAAPGVLNTKWVARMTFGDL
- a CDS encoding (2Fe-2S)-binding protein, with amino-acid sequence MPSYSFVLNGKPVTVEAPADMPLLWVLRDLLDVTGPKYGCGVGVCRACTSHLGGAEIQPCVVPVADCAGREVTTIEGLADGDRLHPVQQAWLDCDVAQCGFCQPGQIMAAVALLKKTPSPADADIDRIENVCRCGTYSRIREAIKRAARA
- a CDS encoding xanthine dehydrogenase family protein molybdopterin-binding subunit, whose translation is MVYTLAASTLTVAAPLGCDTSPEGAEPTAPGVRTPSGVLVTGADEEMLVLEVTEANKVVVRLPRAEVGQGVTTAVAMMIAEELDARLADIRIPLAEARTKGNQVTGGSNSVRSLYGPARELAATARARLVTAASRRWHIPARRLRTRDTMVVAPDGRTATFGSLTESAARIRRPAVPAGPKPASEHRVIGKPATRIDARDIVTGKAEYAGDVAVAGAKPAVVARPPTLGGKAVSVDDRAARAMPGVLAVVRTDGGVAVVAESFHHAFKARDALRITWAPGPLAALSDAAIRSRLRAAVPRLGTPPRGSTQVEGEFEFAFVSHAPMEVLTAVADVRDHGAEMWFSSQTPMNARDTIASAVGLPASKVRVHVTRGGGSFGRRLTFDAAVEAALISKAAHRPVKLMWSRADDLRHGRMRPASHHRIRASHADGRVVAFTHQMASVNESHEQDGPAAQGGMTSVVPLGGRSAAAGPLPSDSGLYNFGPVFGDSAGVDLPLPLGAWRSVNSGTMRTAEEIVVDEVARSLGEDPVAFRRTTLRSEAAKAVLDKAASAGNWGRTLPDGHGQGVAVHEEYDSCVACLVEIDATDPENPRVTKVVMAADVGTAVNPSGLEAQLMGTAIDGISTVLLAGLHIDRGAVREGSFDDFRYARQRHAPLHFEAHIMPSRQDPGGAGELGVPAAAGAVANAYARATGTRPRRFPLTF
- a CDS encoding DUF4231 domain-containing protein; amino-acid sequence: MPGTHDQQSEQPEQTLDGHPLAPGPEAATAQGYVESRLRQYQGWYDRKAVKMKAMHLRMRTISVVGGALVPVLVNLDLSFAKLTATVLSLIVVGSVSLESVYRYREQWKNYRSTEQLLVHERIYFETKVGPYTGLSESEAFRTLVTRVEKAIANENSATLNVMTLGGQVNADVQLPPAVPDARREPQ
- a CDS encoding TOBE domain-containing protein; the encoded protein is MQSYTIGQAARLLGVSSDTARRWADAGRVPTHRDEGGRRLIDGRDLAAFSVELARSGGEEEASYTSVRNAFPGIVTAIKLGDVAAQVEIQAGPHRLVSLLTREAVEELGLEVGMEATARVKSTNVHIDRT
- the modA gene encoding molybdate ABC transporter substrate-binding protein, whose amino-acid sequence is MARYDRRTGRSRRTLQVAAVGAATLLTLSACSSAASGDPASSASDASASAPEKISGTVTVFAAASLKESFTTLGKEFEKDHPGTKVTFSFGGSDTLAASITGGAPADVFAAASPRTMAIVTDKKDTATAPVTFVRNQLEIATLPGNPDKVASLKDLTKSGLKVVLCDKTVPCGAAAQKALDAGGLKLTPVSYEQDVKSALIKVELKEADAAVVYQTDVKAAGDKVEGVAFPESAKAVNDYPIALLRDAPNADAAKAFIELVKSAEGQKVLTEAGFLTP
- the modB gene encoding molybdate ABC transporter permease subunit yields the protein MVKSGGEADTLTGGSRRGRARTRALGRRGAPLPLLLPAVVGLAFLLLPLVALLVRAPWRSLPDQLTSTEVWQALQLSLVSATAATAVSLVLGVPLAWLLARTDFPGRGFVRALVTLPLVLPPVVGGVALLLALGRNGVIGQWLDSSFGITLPFTTAGVVVAEAFVAMPFLVISVEGTLRAADPRYEEAAMTLGASRFTAFRRVTLPLIAPGIAAGSVLAWARALGEFGATITFAGNFPGRTQTMPLSVYLALQNDPAAAIALSLVLLAVSIAVLAGLRDRWMTAAS
- a CDS encoding ABC transporter ATP-binding protein, whose translation is MTHTTTADSAGLDARLVVHRGAFHLDVTLTAAPGDVVALLGPNGAGKTTALRALAGLTPLSDGGHLRLDGATLDRTPPESRPVGVVFQDYLLFPHLSALDNVAFGPRCQGVPKAEARAQAAAWLDRMGLADHAGAKPRRLSGGQAQRVALARALATHPRLLLLDEPLAALDARTRLDVRAQLRLHLADFEAVAVLVTHDPLDAMVLADRLVVVEHGRVVQDGTPSDIARHPRTDYIAQLVGLNLYRGQAEGHTVRLDAGPAITTTENLTGPVFVAFPPSAVTLHRDRPTGSSARNLWQCRVGGLETHGDLIRADLTGELPLAADLTTVAAAELDLQPGAPVWATVKAAQTHAYPA